Proteins from a genomic interval of Diospyros lotus cultivar Yz01 chromosome 6, ASM1463336v1, whole genome shotgun sequence:
- the LOC127804019 gene encoding LOW QUALITY PROTEIN: peroxidase 72-like (The sequence of the model RefSeq protein was modified relative to this genomic sequence to represent the inferred CDS: inserted 2 bases in 1 codon), whose protein sequence is MAMAMSCFYIVVTNILVILSPLCLAHGGYLYPQFYDRSCPKAQQIVKSVVAKAVAREARMAASLLRLHFHDCFVMGCDASLLLDSSGTIISEKLSNSNRNSARGFEVIDEIKSALEEECPNTVSCADILALTARDSTVLVCWRPSWEVPLGRRDSRSASLSGSNNNIPAPNNTFQTILTKFKLQGLDIVDLVALSGAHTIGNARCTSFRQRLYNQSGNGQPDCTLDQFYAALLRTRCPRSGGDQNLFFLDYVSPTKFDSSYYNNLLAHKGLLNSDQVLANLQNQPSPQIVKTYAYNSEIFFQQFAKSMVKMGNIXPLTGFRGEIRKNCRKVNSQ, encoded by the exons ATGGCCATGGCCATGAGCTGCTTTTACATTGTTGTAACCAATATCCTAGTCATCCTCTCTCCGCTTTGCTTGGCTCATGGTGGTTACCTATACCCACAGTTCTACGACCGCTCATGCCCAAAAGCTCAGCAAATTGTCAAATCCGTCGTCGCCAAAGCCGTCGCCAGAGAAGCCCGCATGGCCGCTTCATTGCTTCGCCTCCATTTCCATGATTGCTTTGTCATG GGCTGTGAtgcatctcttcttctagaCAGCAGTGGCACCATAATCAGCGAGAAGCTATCCAACTCTAACCGCAACTCTGCTCGCGGATTCGAAGTCATTGACGAGATCAAATCCGCTCTGGAGGAGGAGTGCCCCAACACTGTGTCTTGTGCTGATATCTTGGCTTTGACTGCCAGAGATTCCACTGTTCTTGTAT GCTGGAGGCCCAGCTGGGAAGTGCCATTAGGGAGAAGGGACTCGAGGAGTGCAAGCTTGAGCGGCTCCAACAACAACATTCCTGCTCCAAACAACACCTTCCAGACCATCCTCACCAAGTTCAAGCTCCAAGGCCTCGATATTGTTGACCTTGTGGCCTTATCTG GGGCTCACACCATTGGGAATGCTCGATGCACCAGCTTCAGGCAGAGGCTGTACAACCAGTCCGGCAACGGCCAACCTGACTGCACTCTGGACCAATTCTACGCCGCCCTGCTACGGACCCGGTGCCCGAGATCCGGCGGCGACCAGAACCTCTTCTTCCTGGACTATGTCAGCCCCACGAAGTTCGACAGCAGCTACTACAACAACTTGTTAGCTCATAAGGGGCTTCTGAATTCTGACCAAGTTCTTGCCAACCTGCAGAACCAGCCGTCACCCCAGATAGTGAAGACTTATGCATACAACTCTGAGATTTTCTTCCAGCAATTTGCCAAGTCCATGGTCAAGATGGGGAACAT TCCTCTGACTGGTTTCAGGGGAGAGATTCGGAAGAATTGCAGGAAAGTGAACTCTCAATAA
- the LOC127804015 gene encoding uncharacterized protein LOC127804015: protein MRNGRIISRFLSRNFTNTSQASLFLRQNLHSHFSASCRQVSASPYLAGPRTPPLAREYASMAQESKPTESVSLIVDEISGLTLLEVADLTEVLRKKFDINEMPTMAVMMPGMGFGVRGAAKGGGAAKAEEKKAEKTAFDLKLEGGFDAGVKIKIIKEVRACTNLGLKEAKDLVEKAPTLLKKGVAKEEAEKIIEKMKEVGAKVTME from the coding sequence ATGAGGAACGGCAGAATCATATCTCGATTTCTGTCGCGCAATTTCACAAACACTTCTCAGGCGTCTCTGTTTCTTCGCCAAAACTTGCACTCGCACTTCTCAGCTTCATGTCGACAAGTGTCGGCAAGTCCCTATCTCGCCGGCCCGAGGACTCCTCCTTTAGCCAGGGAATACGCATCGATGGCGCAGGAATCGAAGCCGACGGAAAGTGTGTCACTGATAGTGGATGAGATATCCGGACTGACTTTGCTCGAAGTGGCCGATTTGACGGAGGTTTTGCGGAAGAAATTTGACATTAATGAGATGCCAACGATGGCGGTGATGATGCCGGGGATGGGGTTCGGCGTGAGAGGTGCGGCGAAGGGTGGTGGCGCGGCGAAGGCCGAGGAGAAGAAGGCGGAGAAGACGGCATTTGATTTGAAGCTCGAGGGAGGGTTTGATGCCGGGGTGAAGATCAAGATTATTAAGGAGGTGAGGGCTTGTACTAATTTGGGGTTGAAGGAAGCCAAAGATTTGGTGGAGAAGGCTCCTACCCTTTTGAAGAAGGGGGTCGCCAAAGAGGAGGCGGAGAAGATCATTGAAAAGATGAAGGAGGTTGGAGCAAAAGTTACGATGGAGTGA
- the LOC127804014 gene encoding uncharacterized protein LOC127804014 gives MAMMTMMGEIYQQRIKTNGIRINIAERGTGPLVLLLHGFPEFWFSWRHQITHLANHGYHAVAPDLRGYGDSDSPLSPSSYTIFHIVSDLIGLLDHFSEKQAFVVGSDWGAVAAWHLALFRPDRVKGVVCLSVPYAPRPPSISILKSYKQKYGDDHYLCQFQKPGRAERAFARYDYLTVMKKFFLIKKTDELVAPPHMEIIDCLETPSFLPPWITEEELQVYADKFQESGFTGPLNYYRAMDLNWELLAPWQGSKITIPAKLIVGDKDIGFSGGGTKEYVEGSIFKSLVPDCEVVVLNGHHFIHQEKAQAVSEEILSFIRKYSVAQ, from the exons ATGGCCATGATGACGATGATGGGCGAGATCTACCAACAAAGAATCAAAACTAACGGTATACGGATCAACATAGCTGAGCGGGGGACAGGACCACTGGTCCTGCTCCTCCATGGCTTCCCTGAATTCTGGTTTTCATGGCGCCACCAGATCACCCACCTGGCCAACCATGGATATCATGCAGTTGCACCAGATTTGAGAGGCTATGGTGATTCAGATTCTCCTCTCAGTCCCTCTTCCTACACTATTTTCCACATAGTCAGCGACCTCATCGGCCTTCTTGACCACTTCAGTGAAAAACAG GCTTTTGTGGTGGGTTCTGACTGGGGAGCAGTCGCGGCCTGGCACCTCGCCCTGTTCAGGCCTGACAGGGTCAAGGGTGTGGTTTGTCTATCTGTTCCATATGCTCCTAGACCTCCGAGTATCTCAATCCTCAAATCCTACAAGCAAAAATATGGCGATGACCACTATCTATGTCAATTCCAG AAACCAGGCAGAGCGGAGAGGGCTTTTGCAAGATATGATTATTTAACAGTGATGAAGAAGTTCTTTCTGATCAAAAAGACTGATGAGCTGGTAGCTCCACCTCACATGGAGATTATCGATTGCCTAGAGACCCCCTCCTTTTTGCCACCATGGATTACAGAGGAAGAACTCCAGGTCTATGCAGACAAATTCCAGGAGTCCGGATTCACTGGACCTCTCAACTACTATCGAGCAATGGATCT CAATTGGGAGCTTCTTGCACCATGGCAAGGGTCAAAAATAACAATTCCAGCGAAGTTAATTGTTGGTGACAAAGATATAGGATTCAGTGGTGGTGGTACAAAGGAATACGTTGAGGGAAGCATTTTCAAAAGCCTAGTCCCTGACTGCGAGGTAGTGGTTCTCAATGGACATCATTTTATCCACCAAGAGAAAGCTCAAGCAGTCTCGGAAGAAATTCTATCTTTCATTCGTAAATATTCTGTAGCTCAATGA
- the LOC127804017 gene encoding probable ubiquitin-conjugating enzyme E2 16: MTSSSATSRKALSKIASNRLQKELVEWQVNPPVGFKHKVTDNLQRWVIEVNGAPGTLYANETYHLQVDFPEHYPMEAPQVIFLQPAPLHPHIYSNGHICLDILYDSWSPAMTVSSICISILSMLSSSTVKQRPEDNDRYVKNCRNGRSPKETRWWFHDDKV, translated from the exons ATGACCAGCTCCTCCGCCACCTCCCgcaag GCTCTAAGCAAGATCGCTTCGAATCGACTCCAGAAGGAGCTGGTCGAGTGGCAGGTCAATCCACCCGTGGGGTTCAAGCACAAGGTCACCGATAATCTTCAAAG GTGGGTAATTGAAGTGAATGGAGCTCCGGGAACGCTTTATGCCAATGAAACGTACCATCTTCAGGTCGATTTTCCTGAGCACTATCCCATGGAAGCGCCACAG GTTATATTTTTGCAGCCGGCTCCCCTGCACCCTCACATCTACAGCAATGGCCATATTTGTTTAG ATATCTTGTATGATTCGTGGTCCCCAGCCATGACCGTCAGTTCAATTTGTATCAGCATTCTCTCCATGCTATCAAGTTCAACTGTGAAG CAACGCCCAGAAGACAATGATCGGTATGTCAAGAACTGTAGAAATGGCAGATCTCCAAAGGAGACAAGGTGGTGGTTCCATGATGATAAAGTATAA